The following DNA comes from Erigeron canadensis isolate Cc75 chromosome 3, C_canadensis_v1, whole genome shotgun sequence.
GGTCCTTATAGGGCTTCCGCCCTGCGTCTGGCGGGAGTCCGACGCACCCCGTGGTGTAGACGTTATAAGCACCAGCCGCGTCTGACCCGCGTCTGGTGCTATACTTCTGTTTTTGGACGCACGGAAGTGTTCAAATGTGGGGCCCGAATCGAGTGAAAAGcttgtttaattaaaaaacaagttttttttaatcaaaactagcAACGGCTAGTTTGATGAAGACGCTCCTATTTAAACAATACctcttcattttttaatttttttttcctcctaTTTAAACAATACCATTTCACCACCATTTCTTCACATTTACTTCCATTTTCCAATTTCTTACTCAAAAACACATCTTCTCTCAACATTTCATCAATCAAAATGCCTAGAAGAAATAAAAATCTtgcaaaccaaaaccaaaaccaaaaccaaaatcaaaccCAAAACACAAACCAATACCCAAACCCTGCCTAATACCAAAATGTCATGGATGATTTTGAGTTGCTTCTAGATTTGGGACCCCTTCCACCAGTGGGATCTCCCCCCTCCATGTCATCGTCTAATATGGCGGGGACCTCTAGCAGCTTTGGTGCGATGAACCAACCATTTATGAGCTTGTTAGGTACGCCATTGATTAACGACTAGTTTCAACCATTCCTTTTGCTGCAACAGTTTAACCAATTTCAGGCTGTGAGTGGGTCCTACCAGAGGCCTGTAGGTGAGACTTTTTCACAACCGACACGAACTAGTGTCGCATCTGCAGAGGAAGAAGAAGTTCAAGAAGTTCCTGCACCGCCCAGGCGAGTGACAAAGAAAAGGGTGGTTGCAGCTGAGAAGGCGAAGTGGTCCATAGACAAATGTGTTTTGTTTTCCAAGGCATGGACACATGCTTCACAAGACTCAACTGTTGGTATTAGCCAAGATGAGACAATGTTTTGGCGTAAAGTTATCGAATAGTACAACCAAGACCCCCCAGCCGGAGAACGGAACAAAATTCAGTTACAAGGAAAATGGAACAAGATCAAGAGTACTACTAAGAAGTTTGAAGCAATTTTGAAGAGGCTGCAAGAGCATGGACGACAGAGCGGTGCAGATGAGAGACAAGTGTACAACCAAGCTCACCTTCAGTACTTGGAGGTTCATAGACCGCCCAAGTATCAGTTTGAGGCGTGTTACGAGGTGCTAAAGACTGTCCTGCCTTTTGGAAGGAACATAGTGTTGCCAGACGAGGCGTGGGTGATTATGTTGATTTGGGGCAGTCGATTGCAAACCCGGATGTGGAGACAGACTAGTTATTTGGAGACGACCCAATTCGTAGACCTATGGGTCATaatgtgtaacaccccacctaGGCGGAAACATGGGGCATTAATAGAAAAGCTCAAcgtgacatggaaattaagtagaggtgctaaatgcattcaaggattgagcaatccatacataattcaagtacaattacaagttacggatcaaataatgcacaaggagcacaacacgatcaatagtttacaaaagagatagTTTAAATGATGGCTAATgatcctaggcataacccatgaacgggtgcaatgaatcacggatccacaaaAGTCTAAGCTCAATCCTATCACATGCAAGACAATCATCCATCACATCTTTGGTTCacttggttacctgaaaagtttactaaaatgcatcaacataaagttggtaagttcataggttttgactataagaaacaTGTGTCGGAATaacaaccgtttaaccttgatacgaacataactagatcattaaatgatcatataaccttgaaaccttgatttggatcgGTAAAAAATCCcacaaccttgaaaccttgattgggtcattaaatgatctcataattgggatcgtttcaccaagccttgaaaccttgattggatcatttaatgaacccCATAACCTTGATACCAATGCATAACAACCATACAACCTTGTTTTACAATTCAATCGAacatataaccttgataacaTAGCCAAACAAGCATACAACCTTGATTGACAAagcaaacgaacacataaccttgataacataGCCAAACAATCGTACAACCTGAATTCATAAAGCAAACgaaacacataaccttgataaactagccaaacaatcatacaaccttgattcacaaagcaaaAGAAACACATAACGATCAACAAACCAAGAAAACACGTTGTACACTTTtcatgtaacaaccgtcttagaaatgttctaaataaattctttgaaacgtactttcgccattagaacgACTAGAAAGTTCAATtaatttaagttcttgacgtactttagacctaaattatgtgcttatatgaaggtcaatttgatcttaaatcttgatttatttgACGAGTTCATGACTAagtacaatgaaatattaaagttcggttcgtaaacgttcgtgttcataaaagttctagctcaaaatgttcgcaaatagtccttgcatttattgagaTCATTTATTATGGGAAAGGTTTAAATAGAAGGAGAATGGAAAccctagagagagaaacaatactattcatcttcttccttccacctctctctctctctaaaacacatagtgcagccaccaaaaacacacacaaaaagcctctcttgattttgggttgttaaacaaaaattgtttgtacttttagcatccttgtgataatcaaaacatatttctggaatcaaatctcaggtaacaacaacaatttatgagtttttgatcaaattaaaagtgtactctttcaagttcatgttcttgagatttggtccaattttgatggaaaatcatgttaatagttaatgggtttgtgtctaaatgtgtttaataacatttgtgtgaacaaatttgagtcataacatgcttcaatctacaaaacccatttttgaatatGAAAGTACAACTTGTTATTGAGTGCCATGACTTGTTCATGTGTTATTTGATCTTGAAAGGTATTAAAAGTGATACAAGttgttattgtgcatatatgtGCTAATGCTAAGTTCTAACAAGTCTtgaaatcgatctagaccttCGTATCATGTATTCGTACTTGTTCAGCCCGTTTGGtgaatgggacgatcttggtcccaagatcgtcctaggcagCCTGTTTGTTCTTGTGCATGCTCGTTTGATCTCGAGTGAAAGTTGTGTTGTGTTGTGTGTTGGTACactcctgggtaactgatcttctaagatcggttttgctcaactTGTGTTCTTGAACCATAAAAGATCTTTTTTCTTGTTCTCAAAAGTATGAAACGACCTTGTACTAGAAATATGTGAAGCGATCTTGTGATtaaaaagctaaaacgatcttgaacctaGGGtagctaagacgatcttgctcAGTctagtgggacgatcttgtacCTTGTTCccctgaaacgatcttgaacaaCAGACACATGAGACGACCTTGAACATAGACACCATGAGACGATCCTGATCAAACAAGTAAAACGATCTTAAGcctaacaaaaccctaaaacgatcttgaacatAGTACTTAGACTAGTTCTTAACTTTAACACAATACGATCATGCACTTAGTCACCAAACAAATTCATAACATCATCATCACTTGATCAATCACAATAAAGGCTACATATTGACATCAGAGCTAGTTCCTATATCGATCTAAAATAACGTAcattgtgcaaaccctaattgagtacaccaaagacatgttctatcttaattgctaaagtacgagttctatgaacaactaaattgagttcttaaagctaaagttcattattaaagacacaTTCAACTCATATACACGATAAtcacttatgtgtgagttcaaagacgttcagttcgagtccagttcatgtacttaaagttcatttaaactcttttgagtcaaaacgttcaaagatcttcaaaggaccaaatcatcagttcaacaaggacatttcagtgattaaataatcacatgaactaatatgcTTACTTTTTTATGATCAATGATATGTACTTAGGCTTCcttcaagacgtgcttggattgtgatagatataacttatctatccttgtgcttgttctctgtgcttgtaaactgtgcttgtaccagatcactgtgagttcactaatcctccttttgtacattttgttcaagttcttttatcggggactgaaaagcatgaaaactattttgtacttgtacatatgttcttgaactattctACGTATTATAttatgatcttgaactacttatgatatgattcttaaactgtttaaaaaagtatttaagtcttgaatgggcaggatcttaaatacattaATACTACTGTACTCGATCTTAatcatgttctagttcgtacatgtacttgttcagttcttgttcactgctatcaattcatgtcccacagttcagggaatgaaccgtaggtaattatggacaacgctgtttagggtaggcccaccctcattctccgcagttctggaggatgcatattacttgttcttgttcttgttctgacCTAGATCTTACTTGACGTGCTTGAACTTTATGAGCATATCTTTACAttacagttcagttctggccaatcgggttagcagtgacaatttatatctatagttcattatatgttcttgttctgctcttactattataaagtacttatgcTAAACGTGCAGATCTTATGACCTAgttcttactattacaaagtatTTTGGTGCAACGTACAAAACTTGTGATCTTGTTCTTGTGATCCTGTTGttagtatacatatatacttatatgtaaactaaaacgtacattatgtgaatctcaccaactacttttgtagctgaccttttgaacttacatgcttttcaggctaggctaagTAGATCtttttagcataggagtcttcctttctaagctcatccttttggcGATTGTTTGAGCGTTCAAGAGCAGGAGCTGTGAAGACCTTACCTTTGCTATTCCAGTTCAAGTTCTGGTTattaaagacaattgttctgtcttatGATTATTGACTATTCTGAGTTTATTTTAAGTTCTGTAATAACTATTGTACTTCTGTTCTTTTAATGTTagtggctgtgttggaacttgtacggtgtgcaattgtgcttatcagTGCATCCTGTGTATTctgctttagcggggtgttacagttggtatcagagccatggttatagtgaacaccgagCTTTTTCGTAAGGAAAACTCGAGCTATAACTTGAATCCACTCTGAGGTGATCCCTTatatgaccagtttgagtagtAGGTACTCTTATCCTAATTAgatgtaacctgatcaactacatcTAATTACGGTAAAAGCACCTAGGACCTCAAGGTGTGTCATTAAAGGTGTCACCCATTTCTTAGAGCTCTATTAAGAACTTCGTGCAATCTCGTTCTTGATCACATCAGTTCCAGTTCTAGTTCCTTCGTTCTCTTATAGTTCATTCGTTCTTGTAAGACATACGTTCTAGTACTTTGATTATAGGCCTTAGAGCTTATACGACTATAGGTCCTTATCGTACAACCGACGACTGTTCTTATTCATATATTGTGCTAACGACGATCATTTATTAACGTACTATGTGCTTGGAGCTATAGACTTGTGCGAAACGTAATCGAGTTCATATTATCCGTCTTATCAGGAGATATAAGGAAGGATGCCGGCTAAACGGGGAAGAAAAGCAGTGCTGCAGATAAACAAGAGGTGAACAGTGATTCTGATGGTCATAGTCAGATAAACACCCGAGCTACTACTGAGGGCAGAGTTACCCGAAGCAAAGGGTGTTTGTTCAAGACCTTTACTCAGTGCAAACCCCCAGTCTACACAGGGGAAACGGTGCTGCAGAACTGTTAATGTGGTTTGAGAACATGGAAGAAGCCCTGTACCACACTGAGACTACTGAAGACAAGATGGTGGAGCATGCGACCAGCCAGTTTGACGGAGCTGCTAGGTCTTGGTGGACTGGCATCGTCACTACTATTGGTAGGAAGACCGCTTATGCTCACACTTGGGAAGAActtcagaagatgatgagagcTGAGTTCTGTACCAAAGATGCTTTGCAAGAGCTAGAACAAGAGTTTTAGGATCTAAAGATGGAGGGTTTGGAGATTGAGAAGTACATTTTGAGATTCAATGAGCTTGCTAGACTTGTACCACACTTGGCTTCTACTGAGGAAAAGAAGATTGATCGTTTTATTTGGGGCTTGATTCCTGAGATCCGCCGTGACCTCACCAGTAAAGGCCCCAAAACCATGTCAAGAGCCATTGTACTGGCTAAGACCTTGACCAAAGATATTATCAGGTTAGGAGGTTTGACTGAGAATGCAAATAAAGGGAAGAGGAAGACTGAAGAAGTGGTGGAGAAGAAAGTTGAGCCCCCAAGTAAGAaggggaagatcttgaagaactaTGCGGTGACCGCAGTGCCTGAACCAGCAAGATATTCTGGAGCTTATCCAAAGTGTACCCGTTGTAACCTTCATCACACTGGTGCTTGTCCTGTCTGCTATAAGTGCCAAGGAATTGGGCACATGGCAAAGTACTGTAATGCTGTCTCAGCGAACTTGATCAGAACTAACCCACCGCCAGTCAACAGAAATCCTCCAGTGCGAAATGCCAGACCTCCACTACCACCTATTGTACCAGTTCAAAGAAACCAGAACCAGATCCAGAACGCCCAAGTTCAACATGTTGCTTATCCACGCGGGCCAAggaaccagaaccagaaccatCAGCAACAACAAATCCAGCAAGGCCCTGCTAACGCCCGTGTTTTTGCTTTGAACGCTGAGGAAGCTCGTCAGAACCCTcgggttgtgacaggtacttttcttctgaacGATCATTGTGCTTCCGTACTATTTGACACCGGTGCTGAACGTAGCTTTCTTGCATTAGACTTTAAAGCTAAGACTAACATGAAAACTGGCAACCTAAATGATAAGTATGTGGTAGAGTACGCAAATGGCCATAAGTACGACACTAACGAAATTGCTCTAGACTGTTCTTTGATCTTAGTACACAAGAACTTTACGATTGACCTAATCCCTGTCGAGATTAGTAGCTTTGATATTATGGTGGGAATGGAttggctatccaaacaccacgcgacTATTTGTTGTCACGAGAAATCAGTTTATATACCGATCCTGAACGGCGAGATCTTGATCGTACAAGGCGATAAGTCCACGAATGAACTTAAAATCGTCTCAGCCATGAAATTCCGTAAGTACTTGGACAAGAAAGATCATCTTGTGTACCTAGCTCATGTCATTGATAAACGTGCTAAAGAACTGAAAGTTCAAGACATTCCCATTGTTCGGGACTTCccagatgtctttcctgacgacTTACCAGGCATTCCACGTATgagacaagtcgagttcaatattgatcttGTTCCCAGTGCAGCACCAgtcgctaaagcaccgtatcgtttagctcctcctgaaatgcaagaactgtccaatCAATTACAAGAACTTTTGAGCAAAGGCTTTATTCGTCCTAGTTCATCCCCTTGGGGAGCACCGATCTTgttcgttaaaaagaaagatggctccatgagaatgtgcatagactatcgtGAACTGAACAAATTAACCGTTAAGAACCGGTATCCCCTGCCTCACATAGACGATCTgcttgatcaattgcaaggtgcttcatatttttctaaGATCGATCTATGTACGGGTTATCACCAGATCCGTGTTCAGGATGGTGACGTCCCAaagacagcttttcgtactCGTTATGGCCATTACGAATTCCTcgttatgccatttggtctgACTAATGCTCCAGCGATCTTTATGGACTTAATGAATCGTGTCTATCGTCCGTTCTTAGACAAATTTGTTATTGTGTTCATTGACGACATACTCGTGTACTCTCGGAACAAGACTGATCATGAACAACATTTACGTTCTATTCTTCAACTCCTTCGAGAAGAAGAGTTGTACGCTAAGTTCTCTTAGTGCGAGttctggcttcgccaagtacagttcCTCGGCCACGTCGTAAACGAACAAGGCATTCATGTCGACCCGGCCAAGATTGAAGCCATTAAAAAGTGGGAGGCTCCGAAAGCTCCTACTGAAGTTCGTAGTTTTCTTGGACTTTTCTAAGATCGCACTGCCCTTGACTCAACTGACTCAAAAGATCAAAGACTTTGATTGGAGTGAACAATAAGAACGAGCGTTCCAAACCTTAAAAGACCGACTGTGTGAAGCACCTGTTCTAGCTTTACCAGAAGGTATTGAAGACTTTGTCACGTACTGTGACGCTTCACATCAAGGTCTAGGTtgtgtactgatgcaaagagGCAAAGTGATCGCCTACGCATCCAGACAACTCAAAGTGCATGAAAAGAACTACACCACCCACGATCTAGAACTTGGAGCAGTTGTTTTTGCCCTAAAGATTTGGAGGCACTACTTGTACGGAACTAAATGTACTATCTTTACCAATCATAAGAGCTTGCAACATGTGTacaataaaaaagaactaaacATGAGACAAAGGCGTTGGGTGGAGTTACTAAGTGATTACGATTGTGACATCAAGTATCATCCTAGAAAGGCGAATATAGTGGTTGATGCTTTAAGTAGAAAAGAACgagtcaagatcttatctatcaAAGAATCGGATCGTACAGACTTGAAACAACGTGTGATCGCAGGTCAAGAGATCGGATTGAGGTCAAAAGAAAACCTAAAGGCAGAACGGTTAGGCCCAATCGCTCAAGAACTTGAAATTGATGACGAAGGAGTCAGGAAgttcaagaaccgagtttggatccctgcagTAAATGGTGTTAGAGAGATCATCATGTAAGAAGCTCACAGTTCAAGGTACTCGATTCATCCAGGCGCAGACAAGatgtacaagaacttgaaactaGACTACTGGTGGCCTGGGATGAAAAGAGAGATCTATGAGTACGTCAGCAGATGTCTGACATGTTCTAAAGTTAAGATCGAACATTAGAAACCTTCCGGTTTGCTGAAACAATTAGAAGTCCCGGTGTGGAAGTGGGAAAATATTACCATGGACTTCATCATGAAACTGCCTCGTACAAAAGACAACCATAACTCTATTTGGGTTATCGTAGACAGACTGACGAAATCAGCTCGTTTTCTTCCGATTCGTGATGACTACTCGCTGGAGAGACTTGCTGAGATCTATATAGACGATATTGTGACCAAGTACGGTGTCCCTTTATCAATTGTGTCCGATCGAGATCCTCGCTTCACATCTgacttttggcagtcacttcaagaGGTTTTAGGTACTAGACTTAACTTGAGCATcgcttatcacccacagacagACGGGTAAAGCGAACGTACTATTCAGACCTTGGAGGACATGCtccgttcttgtgcattagagttcagagggagttgggataaacatctcCCATTGATCGAGTTCTCGTCCAATAACATCTATCACACTAGTATTCAGTGTGCACCGTTCGAGGCATTATATGGGCGTAATTGCAAATCACCACTTTGCTGGCTAGACGCCGGTGAAAGAAGCTGGATGAAGCTCCCAGTTGTACAGTTTACTATAGACAAAATagctgttatcaaagaaaagcttaaagctgCTCAAGACAGACAAAAGTCCTATGCGGACAAACGCCGTAAACCTTTAGAGTTCCAGGTAGGCGATAAAATTCTATTAaaagtttccccatggaaaggtactTCCTGGTTCGGCAAGAAGGCAAATTGGCGCCTCGGTACATCGGACCTtataagatcattaaacgtGTGGGACCAGTAGCGTAAAAGTGGAACTAGCTCTAGAACTTGGCAATGTTCATGACACATTTCACGTGTCCAATCTAAAGAAGTGCATGGCTGACGACCCGACCGTCATTCTTGTTAAGGATGTTAATATAGACGAAGGGCTCGAGTTCACTGAAGAGCCCATCGAGATCATTGATAGAGATGCTAAACAGACTAGACAGAGCAGAGTACCACTAGTTCGTGTACGTTGGAGTGCTAGACATGGGTATAATGATacctgggaacgcgaggacttcattaagaagaagtaccctcatctttttgatcggcaagactcttaatttcgaggacgaaatcctccaagtgggggagaatgtaacaaccgtcttagaaatgttttaaataagttctttgaaacgtactttcgccattagaacggctagacagttcaattaATTTAAGTTCTTAACGTGCTTTAGACctaaattatgtgcttatatgaaggtcaatttgatcttaaatcttgatttatttgACGAGTTCATGACTAagtacaatgaaatattaaagatCGGTTCGTACACGTTCGTGtttataaaagttctagttcaaaatgttcgcaaatagtccttgcatttattgagaTCATTTATTATGGGAAAGGTTTAAATAGAAGGAGCATGGAAAccctagagagagaaacaatactattcatcttcttccttccacctctctctctctctaaaacacatagtgcagccaccaaaaacacacacaaaaagcctctcttgattttgggttgttaaacaaaaattgtttgtacttttagcatccttgtgataatcaaaacatatttctggaatcaaatctcaggtaacaacaacaatttatgagtttttgatcaaattaaaagtgtactttttcaagttcatgttcttgatgatttggtccaattttgatggaaaatcgtgttaatagttaatgggtttgtgtctaaatgtgtttaataacatttgtgtgaacaaatttgggtcataacatgcttcaatctacaaaacccatttttgaatatgaaagtacaacttgttcttgagtgCCATGACTTGTTCATGTGTTATTTGATCTTGAAAGGTATTAAAAGTGATACAAGTTGttgttattgtgcatatatgtGCTAATGCTAAGTTCTAACAAGTCTTGAAATCCATCTAGACCTTCGTAATGTGTATTCATACTTGTTCAGCCCGTTTGGtgaatgggacgatcttggtcccaagatcgtcctaggcagCCTGTTTGTTCTTGTGCATATTCGTTTGATCTCGAGTGAAAGTTGTGTTGTGTTGTGTGTTGGTACACTCCTGGGTAATTGATCTTCTaagatcggttttgctcaactTGCGTTCTTGAACCATAAaagatcttgttcttgttctcaAAAGTATGAAACAACCTTGTACTAGAAATATGTGAAACGATCTTTTGATtaaaaagctaaaacgatcttgaacctaGGGtagctaagacgatcttgctcAGTctagtgggacgatcttgtacCTTGTTccctgaaacgatcttgaacaaCAGACACATGAGACGA
Coding sequences within:
- the LOC122591533 gene encoding uncharacterized protein LOC122591533, whose amino-acid sequence is MEGLEIEKYILRFNELARLVPHLASTEEKKIDRFIWGLIPEIRRDLTSKGPKTMSRAIVLAKTLTKDIIRLGGLTENANKGKRKTEEVVEKKVEPPSKKGKILKNYAVTAVPEPARYSGAYPKCTRCNLHHTGACPVCYKCQGIGHMAKYCNAVSANLIRTNPPPVNRNPPVRNARPPLPPIVPVQRNQNQIQNAQVQHVAYPRGPRNQNQNHQQQQIQQGPANARVFALNAEEARQNPRVVTGTFLLNDHCASVLFDTGAERSFLALDFKAKTNMKTGNLNDKYVVEYANGHKYDTNEIALDCSLILVHKNFTIDLIPVEISSFDIMVGMDWLSKHHATICCHEKSVYIPILNGEILIVQGDKSTNELKIVSAMKFRKYLDKKDHLVYLAHVIDKRAKELKVQDIPIVRDFPDVFPDDLPGIPRMRQVEFNIDLVPSAAPVAKAPSSPWGAPILFVKKKDGSMRMCIDYRELNKLTVKNRYPLPHIDDLLDQLQGASYFSKIDLCTGYHQIRVQDGDVPKTAFRTRYGHYEFLVMPFGLTNAPAIFMDLMNRVYRPFLDKFVIVFIDDILVYSRNKTDHEQHLRSILQLLREEELYAKFS
- the LOC122591534 gene encoding uncharacterized protein LOC122591534, yielding MDFIMKLPRTKDNHNSIWVIVDRLTKSARFLPIRDDYSLERLAEIYIDDIVTKYGVPLSIVSDRDPRFTSDFWQSLQEVLEFRGSWDKHLPLIEFSSNNIYHTSIQCAPFEALYGRNCKSPLCWLDAGERSWMKLPVVQFTIDKIAVIKEKLKAAQDRQKSYADKRRKPLEFQVGDKILLKVSPWKGTSWFGKKANWRLGTSDLIRSLNVWDQ